One segment of Dryobates pubescens isolate bDryPub1 chromosome 23, bDryPub1.pri, whole genome shotgun sequence DNA contains the following:
- the SOD3 gene encoding extracellular superoxide dismutase [Cu-Zn] yields the protein MLLLLSLVTGLALSAFGAMTDKETDPSQESLHDIQKKVNDLWKNLLYPALPGNETDGLVYATCEMKPSSKIDAEKPQVTGQVLFQQHYSNGRLEAIFHLDGFPLGNNQSGRAIHVHELGDLSSGCDSTGGHYNPFSVNHPRHPGDFGNFIPREGKIRKYKANLFATLSGPYSIMGRSIVIHEGEDDMGKGNNKASLENGNAGKRLACCVIGMCSRSLWEEKLSEVTDKKKRGLNKRSQNQA from the coding sequence AtgcttctgcttctttctctggTTACTGGGCTTGCCCTGTCTGCCTTTGGTGCCATGACAGACAAAGAgactgatccaagccaggagtCACTTCACGACATACAGAAGAAAGTGAACGACCTCTGGAAGAATTTGCTGTACCCAGCGCTGCCTGGCAATGAGACTGATGGGCTGGTTTATGCCACTTGTGAAATGAAGCCCAGCTCCAAAATAGATGCTGAAAAGCCCCAAGTGACCGGGCAGGTCTTATTCCAACAGCATTACTCCAATGGAAGACTAGAAGCCATTTTTCACTTGGATGGCTTTCCACTGGGTAATAACCAATCCGGTCGAGCCATTCACGTCCACGAGCTCGGGGACCTCAGCAGCGGCTGCGACTCCACCGGGGGCCACTACAACCCCTTCAGTGTCAACCACCCCCGGCACCCAGGGGACTTTGGCAACTTCATTCCCAGAGAAGGCAAAATcagaaaatacaaagcaaaCCTCTTTGCCACTCTGTCTGGTCCCTATTCCATCATGGGCAGATCCATTGTGATCCATGAGGGGGAAGATGACATGGGCAAGGGCAACAACAAGGCCAGTCTGGAAAATGGGAACGCTGGGAAACGTCTGGCTTGCTGTGTGATTGGGatgtgcagcaggagcctgtgggAAGAGAAACTCTCTGAAGTGACAGACAAGAAGAAGAGAGGCCTCAACAAAAGATCACAGAACCAGGCTTAG